ATTATCATCATGGGCATCGCAGAACCGGGCGACACAGGCAGAGAGATCAATCTCCACAGCTATATCTGCCATCTACCTGATCAGACCCATTCCAAACTCTTATAAAAACACCCACCTGTAACACGACTCATTCTGCCGGAAAATGTATAGATTCACATCGCAGTTGTGTTAAAAATAACAGCACAACATAAGCGACACAACCATGTATGTACTGCTAATTGATCTCATTAATTACGTGTCTCCAACTGGTGCAGATAAAATCACTGGAGACTCGATGCTAGATCCACAATATTTGGACGTAAGTCAAACGACAAAAATTGTTGAACTTCTTGTGGCCGTTTTGAATCTCGTCAGAGTGAGAAATGACTCGCTGACCTTAATTAAACACTACGAAACTTGTATCCAGATCACAAAACATGTACAACACAGGTACCCAGACACCGCAGCGAGACTCAGTCTGGCGACCTCCTGCCGATTATTACACGAACTGCAGTTATCAAACAGTAAAAAACTCGAACAAAAATTTTGAACAATCGTAGATTCACGAAATCTGATCGTCAAAAAATTCTATACCATATACGGAAGATAAACATCCCAGTTATCATGGTTTCCATTAACATAAAAACTTAGCATTTTTGAAATTGTCTTATGTactctgtaatattagtaattttcgcctcacaaacattaatatactctcaatagtaaacgcctgatggcctagagttatcgaacaattgtaaagtaaaagaaatgaaccatcgcatagcagtgacagaatctattattctttatctttgccgttcttgcgcggtgccagtaaaatctctatgtacatgtatcgattaattgtgtaaaaaagaattctgttgtttgaagacaaatgaggcttttggcgcctcaccttttactgtttgtattccatgagaggcggacgcggacttgctgcgttccacaactgtattttatatttgatgtgaaaatattgagtgaatatggtaattgttattttttccaatcagaaaacatgtagtttcttgtaactgatatcgaacagacagcatcaagaggacattttgactgttatgtataaagtatctaaccacaatggtcatctattgtaatttaatatgaaaaggtacgtagcattaaaaaaacatgtgttaaagataagtgtgcttattttcgtaaattaaccttgatgagtccatctcattatttacttaactgttaattattttgtgttacttcatcatcagaaattacgatcacgctgatgggccgaacgcagcatgaggcagaaggaacattatcgttttcctattatttctgaaccaattttttttaaattgtgtagtgttgcatttcttttaaagtctataaatcttctggtcccttagtgttgatccgggtatgactacatcgcgactataaaaatgcacagaaatgataatgtttcttccgaacgatctcaaatatatatatcaatatgctgctcttattcaggtatttaatggtcaacgtatgttattataatagcgtaataaatccctgattctgttgccaagtggcccaccaaaatattcactttttcgacattaaaaaaaagtaacagttctttttattttcgtcccccaagagcaacgctacaactcGCTCCGTTCTCCCATTCGCCTGCAGATGAAATGGACTGGTCCATAATTCCTAATTCTCAATAACCGACACAACAGCGTCATTAATTCGGACATGAAGTTCGTTCCATAATCCGTAATTATGGTATCGTGCACCacaaacttcaatcaccagttacTCACTAAAGCTTGTGCTACCATACTTGCCTGTTGGTCTGGTATTGCGACCATGGCTAGAAAACGTGAAAACTGATCAATTGTAGTTGAAACGTAACGATCCCCTGCCGGTGTTTTGTTATATGGCCCGCAGATATCTCGCCTAATAAACTCGAAAGGTTTTGAATTGCAATGGAATTCTTGTGCACACCACGTCTGCTCGCTGCGCACACGGTACACAATTTGCTATATATTGTTCCACATCCCTTGTGTGAGTGCGCCGccaaaatcgttctgctactcgtctttccatTCCTCGATGACTCGGATGCCCTGAAAGGACATGATCATGGGCCTGCTTTAAGGcttcctctctcaaactctttggtaccactaCACGTGGTCCACACCTGGTGactctacacaacaaatttccctccacaatgaaatgtggttgGGTTCTAAAACCCTGGCACTCCTCATCCTCTGCTTATGCCCTCTTCCATcccgtgacactctcacccattaCTTCTAATGTGTCTAACTTGCGACTTAATGTGTCTGCATTCCCGTGTTTTTTCcctggcttatgaattacttcaaagtcaaaCTCACTCAATTTTAGAGCCCACCGTGTTAACCAACTACAAGGATCCTTAAGAGCCAGTAACCATCTCAACGCCGCATGATCTGTCACGACCTTAAGCTTCATACCATAAAGATAACAATGATAATAAATTACTCCATATATTACAGCCAACATCTCCTTTTCCATTGTGGAATGATTCCGCTCTGCcatatttaagtgtctggaagtatACACCACTGGATGCTCCTGTTCCCTTACCATTTGCCCCAGAACACAGTATACTGCGCCATTTAAAGCGTCACATGATAAGATGAAGTCTGCTTCAAAATTCGGAAACACCAACACCACACCAGAAActaatctcatttttaattcatcGAAAGCTTGCTGGCATTCCTGCGTCCATTGAAATTTAACCCCTTTCTTTAAAAGTTTTGTTAATGGCTCGGCTATTGTAGTAAAATCCTTTACAAATTTACAATAATATGAACATAACCCATATACGATTGTAATTGCTTCGTTTTACATTGTGTCGCAAAATTTTGAACTGCCTCTGTTAACTGAGGATTGGCTGGAACCCCTTGTTCATTGATTAGATGACCTAAATATTTGACCTGCATCtgcgcaaaattacatttttctaaacttaatgttAACCATGCCGACCGCAACCTTCTAAGGACTTCTCTTAAATGCGATACATATTCTGGTATATCCTTCGAAAATACTATAATGTCAGCTAGGTAAACCATACATGTCTTTGGTTCCAGTCCCCTTAAAACCCCATCTAATAATCGCTGAAAAGTGGCCGGTGCTTTCTTCAATCCAAACGGCATATGTATATACTGATAATGTCCCCCACGGACAGATAAAGCTGTCTTTGCCCTATCTTCCAGCGCTACTTCCAACTGGTGGTATCCACTCCGTAAATCCATCGTCATAAAATACTTCCCTATAtggtttcctaaacactggtgtaTTATCCACCGTTGGTATGTGATGCTTTGTAATTGGTGTTGCCGGTAACCTACCCTCCGTTCCAAATTACTTgctaaatgtcaataaaattcctCCAACATGATCCTGTCGCCTCCCTGCAAATGCTGAAATTTTCCCATCAATTGCGCGGCATCGACATTTTGCTTATGGCTCGCCTCTAAATCCTCCATATCGAGGTCATCTTCATCAAAACTCCCCAATGTGAACAATAACAACCTTTTTGACAAACTAAAATCCGATCTGCCGAAATTATCCATAGTTACAGGAACTCTATAATCTCCTTCCACATAACTTGCATGAGCTAAACTCTTTTGCACAAAGCAGTGTGCattatccaactcctcattactCGAGAGTGGCCCCACCATGTACAACGCCTCCTTTGGTAAGTCGGTATCTATTGAAACTCAGACTACCTTCCCTGTACCTGCCGGTATGTTATGCTGGTGATCGGCCTCTAATGAATCCGTTCGCAGTTTAGCAGGTGTCACCTTCACGTTATGTGCACCTCGTGACATTCGTCCATTTGCAACCATTTCCCCCATGCAACACATTGTCCCACTGTTTGTTGCCCAAGATCTATCCTCGCATGACGTTTGTCAAGGAAGTCCACTACGAGAATCACTGAATACCTCTCACCCACACATGAAACACCTCTACCTGCTCACTAAACTTAGTTCCGGCAATCAGAAATTGAAGTACCATCGTACCCAATGACTCCACATTATTATCCCCCACCCCATGTAACCCATAACGTGGTGGCTCAAGACTTCTCCTGCTAACCAGGTCTAGATTAATAACAGACATGTGTGCCACTGCGCCAACCAGAACCCTCTGTTCCCTCCCATTAACGAAGCCTAATAAGCAGCATTTGATGTGTGCACCTACAAGCGCATTACTTAATTTCACTGGGACTGCCCTCCGACAGTTGAAGCAGTCCCATTCCTGTTTAACGGCTGCTGTTACCGAGGTTCCCCATACTTTTACACATGGGGTTCACTGCCTGGTGACCCATTTTCCCACATGAGTAACACCGCAACTGACGCTGACATTGCCTCCTAATGCGCCCTACCTGGTCACAACCAAAACACTTAATTTTTGCTGCCAGGACTCTATGCTCCACCCTTTGCTTCGTTGCATAATCTGCCTCCTTTAAGTATGTGGCAATCCTTACAGCCGCCACAACATCACTGGGATTCTCCATTCTCACCCAACGTGATATCTCAAGCGGTACTCCCCACAGAAACACATCTAACACCCTCTTCTCGGCCTCCTCTAACAGCACTCTATTCGTCTCCCCATTAAGTGACAGTTCGAATGTTTGTACATTCAGCTTTCGAATCCTGTCTGAGAAAACCTCCACAGTCTCATTTCTTCTAATAACTAATGCACTCAATTTTCCCTGAAAAAACATGGTACTATTCTCGTTTTGGTACCTCTGGCGTAACCCAGCGTCAAActctgcaaacgtccccaccttgTTCAAAGTCTCATGGTACAATACATATGACTTGACATTCCCTATCAAGCGTAACTTCACCACTCTCAGCACTACAACATCTAAACGCCCATTGGCCTCAGGCCTTGTGATAATATCATTAAGGAATACCGACACATCCTCCATTGTTTTACCCAAAAACGTGTTAATCAATGCCGCGATTGCTGGGCCAAATGGTCTACAACACTCCCTGAACTGCAATTTACTTTCACCCAACGTCCCCTCCCCTGCTTGCAATGCCTCAAATCTCCCCGCtagttcttcattttttttttccttgcctctGACAATACCCGAATTTGCTCAGTTAGAGCAGCTACAACTTCCGCTGTAGTCATTGCCACAGCCTCTGCTTCTTGCCATGTTTCCACCATTCTTGCGTATAGATCTACTGTTAGTATTAATTCCACTCTGCTACTACTAAAACTTAGTTCCTGTGGCGAATCATCACCCACCTACTTCTGAACAATTGCGCGCCGAATGTCcaaatctgttacaaataaaacaactctTTGGCACCCACTTTGTATATGGTAATCCGTGACCTGACAGATTACAAAAATTACATCGCATAGGCGCTATGTCGTCATGTCCCCATTAATACTGATAAATCTGTAGGGTCCTCCGGCCAACAAAAGACACCCTCAAAAAGTCCATCCTAATTGACACTTAACcccataaaacacaaaagaatgacacATAAACAATAAACCAAACATCACTCACCCATCCCCAACGTGCTCGCGCGCAGGTGACAGTCCTGCTTTCTTCCCTGTACTGGATGAACATTTTCCGAATGACAAGACGTAACAAGAAGTGTACAACCACCCATCACGAATGCAGTACCTCAACTATCCCTCTACACAGGCACATCTCAACTCAACTTGCCCAACATAAGATGTGGAAGCGGAAATCCAGTACCAGCGCTGTAACCAgcaccacttctgacaccactatTGCAGGGGGTCgatggtcgaacccgggactccagatggccaagctGCAGCCAGGACTCACCGTCCCACATTTCATCAGGGGGCAgagcaagttcaatagcgtcaaggggcagtgcagagtgatacagcagtaTTCAGAAGTATTCCTTTACTCATATAATTTACAGTACTTCAATGAGTGCAGCATAGTGTTGGTGTGCCACCCACAGCGTTGTTCtgcgagtccagccggctcagcaactTCTGGTATGCCGATGCCGCTTCTCTGTCATCAGCGCCGCTCAGCTGGAAGACGGCCACACTCTGCCCGGTCACAGCCCAGTGATGCGTCGCATGATttcggagactgctacagtccctggtcctcaccTCCCTTGCCCTGTTGGgcctgctctgtctgaccatgggacaaaggtggatgtactggtcacccatgGTCCTCGGGCCGCattgctcccaggacaggactctGGATGTGGTGCTGCagcttgccgctagtggtgcttgccagatggcaacacTCGGCGCCgtctctgctgctgctgcagcccaGCCATGCCTCCTGCAGTGCATGCCTCGCCCAGACCCTGGTACACCATGTGGGAAATGAATGTGGCCCATCCTGGACCGGCTGCAGACCAGTGtgactgccctccttcaggcagagcGTGCAGtctccaagtacccggctgccATTTCGTCCCACCCCGGTGATGTGTCCCCAGAGGCGGAATACAGCATGAACAAGCACATAGAAGTAAAGTACAGGTTACatggaatatttacaacatcgctgccagactagtccctataagtgtagaccagaacaGGTACGATCTGACTCTCAATTGACATGGAACACCTCCTAAAGCTAAAAGTGCCTAACTATTTACACTGCTTTCCCCCTCACGTGTGATGTAGGGTCAGAAGGAGACAGAAACTacggcaggggtaaattcccatatgTCAACCACTTACACATCACCACTCCCAGCTCTGGCatactgcctcgcctcatacatcgcaataactgaaagcaacgctgcagttccctgTCTCGCTGTTGCTCCATGCCATGTCTACTCTTCCTGGCCTACTGGCTGCTGAccattaccacacactgccagtggCGCCAGACTTCATTGCCCAACCACACCTCCactgaatttttaacaaaattcacTATGACTGAGACTAATGCTAGCACAGCATTCAGTTGTTACAGGTATGATGGGACatactaaaccactttcaccaataACAAATAGGTaggaaatcaaaaataaaaataatcattctgaaattaaaattttggcaTAAGCACAGAACACCAAACACATCATGTTCATTTACAGAAATTAAGAAATATATCCACAATGGAAACATCTTTGAAATATAACACAACACACAATCAAAGAGAATGCTCATTTGATCTATTTATGCAGTACAATAAAAAATATTCATTCAGATAAAATTCATGTATTGAGTAATCACATTCTGAGCTCCAAGTGTTGTTCTTATGTATATAAATAAATGGAATCAAAATACAACACCTAATGTTTATGTATTTCATTCTGTGTAGTGCTTACACAGTATTAAATGCTGAATACATAATTAAGAGCTTTAGTGCATAACACTAATAAACCTTACCTCTGAATCATGTACAGAGCTTTATGAAACAAAtcaatttcacaaaaaatatacaTATTGTGCACTGGTAAAACGGCAACCAAGCACAATGTGTATCTTACGTTAAACATATTCGCATCTGACCTGTTTATGTGAAGATGCATTGATGAGCAAAAACACGATGTAAATTGTGCATCAGAAGAGTGAATGTCGCTTGTTGTAGGCACGTGATGCAGTAATGAGAGTACAAGTATATGAACAGACCAGAGATCAACAAAGATTTTTTCTACCAATGAGATAGGTTGCAAACATGTAAATCCAATGACATAAGTGACAAAGTAACAAAGCGCAAGTTGTTCTGGCATGACAGCTGGGGACTAGCATCATAAAAGTGGTGAATGTTGTTGGCTGGTTGTatgctactgttgtgaacatctgtggaaagtggctgaagtGTGATAAATCCATAACCTGATTGCAAGGTATAGCACATTCACCCTTCATCACAAATCATGAAGGTCAGAGGCTCTAAAATGTGTGAACGAGTCGTTAAGTCCAGATCATGCAGAATTGTTGatgtattgtgttccaaaggttgacaaacaagctattatgcaggtgatcataatattttggccTATTAGCATATGTATGTTATTATAACATACTTATTAATGAAGGATTAGTAGTAACAGAACGTGGATGTACACACTATTAATTACATACAAAGCAATACCTAAGTAAAATAACTGCTATAGTCATTGTTCTCCAGTATTGTGCTTACTAGACCGAGTGAAGGATGTGCCATGACTATATTTTTGCTGTCACTGCACCTATAATACAGAGCTGCAAGTATCACATGATGACTATCTTTAGAATAATAAGCAGAAAATCATCAAATTTCCTTGGCCATACACTGAATACCGCATAGTACTTATGATTACTGATACAGGCGAAGGTTTAACACAATTCACAAACTTCTTGTCTCACGTTCGATAAGAAAAATAgtgttaataataataacatatttgattaatttttctgcaatatttgacaccacaatttctTGACATCTAAAGATGCAGATTCGATTGTTATATAATCACATTATGTGTTACCACTCTGTTGTACACATTATTGCACTATTCCATTATTCTAGCATATTTTAATGTTATTTCCTAGGCATCACAATTTTATTGTCTCCCTGCTACATAATTATTTTATaggccttgtggaaaccaaccaggGAAACCGATTTGATTAAACTAACACTTTCTTGTAGCTTCTTTATGACGAGAAGTAATAATGTGTCTTGGGAGTACCCATTTGAGTGAAGCTTCGGTCAAAGATATCACATTTGTGAGGTCTCCTTCAGGTATGTACTAAAGTTTGTGTCGTGTGATCACATTTGTGGGATCACTTTCTCGTGTGTATTAACGTTTGTTGAATGAGATTACATGACCTAGCAAAACATCTGCCACAAATATCGCATTTTAAGGGTTTCTTTTCAGTGTGAATTAATGTATGTTTCTTGAGGGCGCTCCACACAGGAAAAGATTTGCCACAAATACCACACTTGTGGGGCCTGTTTGCACCGTGTATTAATACATGTTTGTTGAAATAACCTGATGTGGCAAAAGATTtgccacaaatctcacatttgtgaggtttctttccagtgtgaattaatgttTGTGTCTTGAGAGCCCActacacagcaaaggacttgccaCAAAAATCGCATTTGTGAAGTTTCTTTCCTGTGTGAATTAATACATGGCTCTTGAGAGCACCCAATAAAGCAAAGGATCTGCCACACACAtcgcatttgtgaggtttctttctaGTGTGAATTAAGGCGTGTATCTTGAGAGCACCAAACACAGCAAAGGATTTGCCACAAATGTCACATTTGCGAGGTTTCTTTCCATTGTGAATTAACGTGTGTTTCTTGAGGGTGCTCCACACAGCAAAAGATTTGCCACAGATACCTCACTTGTGGGGCCTGTTTGCAGCATGTATTTAAACATGTTTGTTGAAATAACCAGATGTAGCAAAAGATTTGCCGCAaatatcacatttgtgaggtttctttccggTATGAATTAATGAGTATGTCTTGAGAGCCCacaacacagcaaaggacttgccaCAAATATCGCATTTGTGAGGTCTCCTTCCAGTGTGCACTAATTTGTGTCTCTTGAGAATACCCAACAAAACAAACGATTTGCCACAAATATCACACTTGTGagatttctttccagtgtgaaataGCATATGTATCTTGAGATAACGCGAGGTGGCAAATGATTTgccacaaatatcacatttgtggGTTCTGTTTGCACTAAGTACAACAAAGTCGGCACTGACATTAACAGCTGTAGGTAAAGTTCCATAACCACTTGTTTTCTCTGCATCGTTTGCCGTATGTGTGTTATATATATCATTAGGGGACTTCTTTGAAGCTTTCCAAGTTTCCTTATATGAATTATGCTCATTGTGTTCTCTGACAGAAACATCTGGCTCACCATCCAAGAAGATACTGCTATGATGCTTATCACTACAACCATAATTTTCATGGTTGCCAGCAGTTAAGACTTGATAATTCTCACTCGTTCTCAAATGTTTTTTCAAGCTAACATTACTGTAAAATACCTCACCACACCATTTACAAACATACAAAGGAGGTTGCACACCATCAATATGCATAAACACATGCATTATGAG
This DNA window, taken from Schistocerca serialis cubense isolate TAMUIC-IGC-003099 chromosome 11, iqSchSeri2.2, whole genome shotgun sequence, encodes the following:
- the LOC126426443 gene encoding zinc finger protein 708-like; translated protein: MLQTGPTSEWALKTQTLIHTGKKPHKCEICGKSFATSGYFNKHVLIHGANRPHKCGICGKSFPVWSALKKHTLIHTEKKPLKCDICGRCFARRPHKCDIFDRSFTQMGTPKTHYYFSS
- the LOC126426445 gene encoding zinc finger protein 98-like, with amino-acid sequence MYMYQYLTLSFLLFSLIHHGLVKNEMEVGREKSTQECGIHAEKSTVNEDNSFGSRYHCGLGEKEFHIYVSNFCLQSFPSKYRLIMHVFMHIDGVQPPLYVCKWCGEVFYSNVSLKKHLRTSENYQVLTAGNHENYGCSDKHHSSIFLDGEPDVSVREHNEHNSYKETWKASKKSPNDIYNTHTANDAEKTSGYGTLPTAVNVSADFVVLSANRTHKCDICGKSFATSRYLKIHMLFHTGKKSHKCDICGKSFVLLGILKRHKLVHTGRRPHKCDICGKSFAVLWALKTYSLIHTGKKPHKCDICGKSFATSGYFNKHV